The genomic interval ATCGCTTACGCCCTCAAACGGGAAGGCTACCAAGTTCGCGTCGCTTCTGACGGTCAGGACGGTCTCAGGGTCGCTTTGGCTGAAAAACCGGACTTGGTCATTCTTGACCTGATGTTGCCGGCGTTGGACGGTTGGGAAGTTTGCCGAACCTTGCGGGCAAAGTCGGCTGTGCCCATCCTCATCCTGACAGCGCGCGGCGATGAGCAGGACAGAGTGCTGGGATTGGAGTTGGGAGCGGACGATTATGTCGTCAAGCCCTTCTCCATGCGGGAACTGATCGCCCGCGTGCGGGCGTTGCTGCGACGGGCGAAGCGCCTGACGATCGTGGACGAACCCGACATTTTGCAAAGCGGCAATTTGACCCTTTTTGTCGCTGAGCACCGCGCCGAGTTGGACGGCAATGAGTTGCCGTTGACGCCCCGTGAGTTCGCGCTGCTGAAAGTGCTGATGCTGCACAAAGGGCGTGCGCTCTCGCGCGAGCAATTGTTGGAACTGGCGTGGGGCTTCAAGGAGTTCATTGACCCCCACACCGTTGATGTCCATGTGCATTGGTTGCGCGAAAAGATTGAACCCGACCCGAAAAACCCTAAACGCATCGTGACCGTGCGCGGTGTCGGTTACCGATTTACGGGATGAAACCCCTTGTCACCATCGGGAACCGTGCCAACGCGCCTGCTACGGTGAAACCTGCAATGCATGGTGATTTCAAACAGCGGTCGCTGGTGCTTTGGCTGATAGCCACATTAATTGGCGTGAGCGTTGGTGTGATGACAGCCGCGTGGCTTGATATCTCGCTGACCAAAGCGACAGGGCTCGCCGTTGCGGCAACGCTTAGCGCGTCCGCCGCCTTCGCTTTCTTTGCGCGTTCGTTCGTTGAGTCGCTGCAGCAGTTAAAAGTC from bacterium HR17 carries:
- the sphR gene encoding Alkaline phosphatase synthesis transcriptional regulatory protein SphR translates to MNEKILIVEDELPLAQAIAYALKREGYQVRVASDGQDGLRVALAEKPDLVILDLMLPALDGWEVCRTLRAKSAVPILILTARGDEQDRVLGLELGADDYVVKPFSMRELIARVRALLRRAKRLTIVDEPDILQSGNLTLFVAEHRAELDGNELPLTPREFALLKVLMLHKGRALSREQLLELAWGFKEFIDPHTVDVHVHWLREKIEPDPKNPKRIVTVRGVGYRFTG